The proteins below come from a single Tenuifilum thalassicum genomic window:
- a CDS encoding oxidoreductase — protein MDIFTPIQINGITIKNRVVLPPIVNFGWGDKEGFANNKHVVHYKRIAKGGAGLIIVEATCVQPHGRIFSYQLGLWDDSHIDKLAEIAQAIKSQGAVALIQIHHAGLLTHKRLCKFAYGPSIDNEKEYSAEMSKEQIIQLRNDFIQAAQRAYQAGFDGVELHGAHGYLLNQFATSAINHRTDSYGGSHENRLRLAKEIIDGIKSTIPESFIIGYRIAGCSPTLDDGVAISKLLEQYGVHYLHVSHGGTTGIKPELPARFDFNQIVYMGTQIKKHVNIPVIAVNQIKTPERANLLVSQGLVDMVAIGRDMLTDPDWAAKAQNNEAINLCVDCQPRCKRFTKPESCSLFDESIYS, from the coding sequence CCGTGTGGTTCTACCTCCTATTGTAAACTTTGGTTGGGGCGATAAGGAAGGTTTTGCAAATAACAAGCATGTTGTGCATTACAAACGAATTGCCAAAGGTGGTGCTGGACTTATTATTGTTGAGGCTACTTGCGTTCAACCACATGGACGAATTTTTAGCTACCAGCTTGGTTTATGGGACGATAGCCATATCGATAAGCTGGCTGAGATTGCCCAGGCTATAAAATCGCAAGGAGCGGTTGCATTAATTCAGATACACCACGCAGGACTTTTAACACACAAGCGATTATGCAAATTTGCTTACGGGCCATCCATAGATAATGAGAAAGAATATTCTGCCGAAATGTCGAAGGAGCAGATTATTCAGCTACGAAACGATTTTATTCAGGCTGCTCAAAGAGCCTACCAGGCTGGTTTCGACGGTGTAGAGCTACATGGGGCACATGGATATCTGCTTAATCAGTTTGCCACATCGGCAATTAACCACCGAACCGATAGCTATGGAGGTTCACATGAGAACAGATTAAGGCTTGCTAAGGAAATTATTGATGGGATTAAATCTACCATTCCAGAAAGTTTCATAATTGGATACCGCATTGCCGGATGCTCCCCCACCCTTGACGATGGCGTTGCTATTTCAAAACTTTTGGAGCAATATGGTGTTCACTACCTTCATGTTTCGCATGGCGGTACAACAGGTATTAAACCAGAACTACCTGCAAGATTTGATTTTAACCAAATTGTTTACATGGGCACCCAAATAAAGAAGCATGTTAATATACCCGTAATAGCAGTTAATCAAATCAAAACACCTGAAAGGGCTAATTTACTTGTGTCGCAAGGTTTGGTTGATATGGTAGCCATTGGGCGCGATATGCTCACCGACCCCGACTGGGCTGCTAAAGCACAAAACAACGAAGCAATAAACCTTTGTGTCGACTGTCAGCCACGTTGTAAACGATTTACAAAACCAGAATCGTGTTCACTGTTCGACGAGAGCATATACTCATAG